The following nucleotide sequence is from Tardiphaga sp. 709.
CGAAAGCCCCTGTTGCGCCGGAAACCAGCAGCACTGCCGCGAAAGCGCCTGAGAGGAAGCGAGAAGACATGACGGACCGCACGGTCGTATTCCTTATGATCGATGATGAGAGTATTTTGCCCGTGGCTCCCGCGACGTTTCGCAGAGATTTCGCAATCATTTCAGCGATGTGGGAGCACGTTTGTTACCACTGAAAATGTCATCGAGACGGGTTTCCGACAAGGAAATGCGATTGCAAATGCAGCGCAGAGGGTGGTGGATTGCTGTCGCCGAACAAGTCCTTGTGAGAAGTTACTTCTCTCTCGACAGCGGTGTCTTATGTTTGATCGAAACGTCGAAGTCGGAGAGCGTCATGACAGAGCTGGATCATTCGACCGAAAAGAGCCGCTACCTCAACGCCCCGAAACGCCCGGACTTCACGCTGGACCAGGACTGGGGCTCCTACTCCGCCGCCGAGCATGATCGCTGGGACCGTCTGTTCGCCCGCGCGCAGACCGTCCTTAAAGGCCGTGCCTGCGACGAATTCCTCGCCGCACTGAAAACGCTGCAGCTGTCCGAATCCGGGATTCCTGATCTGGAGAAACTGAGCGCACGTCTAAAGCCGCTGACTGGCTGGCAGATCGTGCCGGTTGCCGAACTGGTGCCTGACGAGATCTTCTTCGATCATCTTGCCAATCGCCGCTTCCCGGCCGGCGCCTTCATCCGCCCCGAACACGAAATGGATTACCTGCAGGAGCCCGACATCTTCCATGACGTCTTCGGGCACGTTCCGCTATTGGCGAACCCGGTCTATGCCGACTTCATGGAGGCCTATGGAAAAGGCGGCCAGCGCGCGATGGCGCTCGGCCGATTGAAAAACCTGGCACGATTGTACTGGTACACGGTGGAGTTCGGACTGATGAAGAGCGCGGACGGGTTGCGCATCTTCGGCGCCGGCATTCTGTCGTCAGCAACAGAGTCGGTCTTCGCCCTGGAAGACGCCTCGCCGAACCGGATCACGTTCGATCTCGAACGCGTGATGCGGACAAACTACATCATCGATGATTTCCAGCAGAGCTATTTCGTCATCGAGAGCTTCGAGAAACTGCTGCAGGACAGCTATCAGGATTTCGGCCCACTCTATACCCGCCTGGCCAGAGCAGACGACATCGCGGCCGACGATGTAACCCCAGAGGATCACGTCATCAGCCGCGGGACGCTGGACTATTTCAAGCGCAAGCGCGCGTCAGCCATTCATTGACTGGATGCGGAATTTAGCCGGCGACGCGCCGAAGCGACGACGGAAGCTGCGGTGGAAATAGGATAGTTCGTTGAAGCCGCAGGCGGCCGCGACTTCGCTGATCTTCAGGCTGCACTGGCGATCGCCGGTCAGCATGCTGCGGGCCTTTTCAAGCCTCAACTCCATGATCCGATCGGTGATGCTGAGGCCGGAGCCCTGCAGCAAATCCTGAACGTAGCGGACGGACAGGCCGAGCTTCTCGGCGACCACCCGGGTCGAGAACTGCTGGTCAGCAAAGCTCTCGTTGATCTGACTGATCACGCTGGCGATCCGCGCTCCGCGCAGGCCGCCGACCTCGGTGAGGTTCACGGGGTCCGGCTTTTCGATGCTGTGCACCTTGGCACGATCGGATCCAAAGTCGGAGTGGCTGCTGAATGCGAGATTTGTGTTTTCCATGTTCCCAATCACCGCCCATTTCAATGTGTGCGGAGATAGGTCGTCCGGACCCCTGACTTTGGTTCAACGCCGACGACGATAATTTATCATCTTTTGAAACCATAGCGGCGCACTGCGCCCCGGTGATGACCCGTCAGTCGTTGGCCGGTGGTCGTCGTGTGGTCCCGCGATCGCGCTCCCCAGTAGTACTTCCAGGTGAGACCGAGCAGCGACAGCCGCTCACAATGCGACGCCAAGTGCGCGATCCAGCACGAGTCACGCGCTTACGACCACGACGAGAGCGGTATTTTTATACATGGTCGCTGCCGAAATGACGCGCGAAGCAGCCCCGATTCCTCGAAGGCCGCCAGCGCACCTGCAAGGAAACGACATGAAACAGCTTCTCCTCGGCGCCATCGGCATCCTCAGCCTCGGCAATGCCGCCATCGCCGCAGATGTGCCGGCCCGCGCCTACACCAAGGCTCCTGTGATCGACCCCGCCTATAACTGGACCGGCTTTTACGCCGGCGTTCATGCCGGTTACGGTTTCGGCGCGACTGAATGGCAGATCCTGAATATCGGGACCGACGGCGCGCTGGGCGGCATTCAGGCCGGCTACAATCAACAGATCGGCAACCTGCTGCTCGGCATCGAGGCCGACATCAGCTTTAGCGGCATCAAGGGCAATCGCTCGGTGAGCGTTCTGAACCAGGCCACACTGACCCAGACGTCGCAAATCAACTGGTTATCGACCGTGACCGGGCGCGTTGGCTTCGCCAATGGCCGCTGGCTCACCTACGCCAAGGGCGGCTTCGCCTGGGCCAATGAAGATCACGGCTACGACGTTCAGGTCTCGGTGCCGGGGCCGGACAGAATCACACTATCCGGCAGCGAGACACGGCGGGGTTGGGTCGTCGGCGCCGGCATGGAATATGCGCTTGCCAACAGCTGGTCGCTACGCGGCGAATATAATTTCATCAGCTTCCCCGACCACGACTTCGACTTTAACGGCACTCAGGCCTCTGCCGGGCCGATCGCCTCCACCACCTCGACCAAGCAGACGCTGCATCTCATCAAGCTCGGCGCGAACTACCAGTTCGGCGCTCCGAACGAAGCCAAGCCGATCCCGCCGCTGCAATACGCACAGTCGGGATTCGACTGGACCGGGCTCTATCTCGGTGCGCAGGCCGGCTACGGATCTGGACAAGGCGACTGGCGCGACTATACGCCGGTTGGCAAGTTCTCGATGACCGGCGGCTTCGGCGGCGGCCAGATCGGTGCCAATGTGCAGCTCGGCGTGATCGTCATGGGCGTCGAAGGCGAACTGGTCGGCGGTGATATTGGCGGGGGTACCCGCATCAACGTCGGCGGCAATCTCGACATGAGTTCGCGAACTGACTGGCTAGCGATGGCTACCGCGCGCATCGGTATGGTGACCAACGAGCGCTGGCTGACCTATCTCAAGGGCGGTGTCGCCGTCGCCGGGGATCATCATGCGATATCGGCGGTGTCGGGCCCGATGTTCGTAAATCTCGATGGAGCTCGTATCCATACCGGCTACGTGGTCGGTGCCGGCGTGGAATACGCCTTCGCGCCAAGCTGGTCCGTCAAGGCGGAGTACAACTACATCGGCTTCGGTCATGACAAAGCGAGCCTCGAAGGCGTCATCAACGCGCCTCCGACCGTCGGCTCCTATTATTTCAATTCCGATATTGCGCAGAGCATGCAGCTCGGAAAGATCGGCGTGAACTATCACTTTGCGCCATAAACGCGACAGCCGACCGCCATCGCGCTATCAAGCGATGGTGGTCGCGCTGCCTAACGCGGCAACATCTCGGGTGGCGGCGACCGATCAAGTACATCGCCCTTCGCGTCCTGGAGAAGGTTCAGCTCGACATTCTCCACGACCAGCGGGCCACGCTTGCGTTTGAGGTCAGCCACTTTCTCGATATTCGCAAAAGCCGCCCGCCATTCCGGATTGGCAGCGGCATTTTGCTCACCCACCAGCAAAAGCTTGCCAGACAGCTGCTCTGCGCTCGGCTCCGGCATGTTCACCCAGCGAATGCGCTGGGTGCGCTGGAAGACACAGGTCCCCTTCGGCAAATAGAAGGTCAGCCAACCCGTGGTGCCGTAATCGGGCGCCACCACGCATGTCGCCCCGACACGGACGCGAACCGCCTCGACGTCGGCCGCCAGCTCAACGAACCCCACGCCGATGCTGCGTACTGTCGCGTCACGCTTGTAGCCGGACAGCAGACCCGTATTGGCCTGCACCACCAGTGCTGTGAACATCACGACGCCGGTCGGCCCCGCCCAGCGCAGGCAGAAGTCCACCGTGCGCTGCTCTCGCGGCTTCCATTGCACAATGGTTGCCGCGACGGCAGCAATGATGGCCAGCGTCGGATAGACCGGCGCGAACCAGTTGGCCTCGACGCGGCTGTGCAGCGCGTGCCAGCCGAAATACAGCACGATGACCCAGAACATTGCATTCAGCAGCACCCGCGCCGGCCACGCGCCGGGCCTGCGGACGGCTAGGGCATAGAGGCCCATCACGCCGAGAATGAACACCAGCGGTGTCGCGAAGGCGAATTGCGTCGGAATCAGTTCAGCGATGAAGGCCGGATTGAAGTGATCGATCCGGGCACGTCCGAGTTGCTTGATGAAAGACACCCAGCCATGTTCGGCATTCCAGAACAGCACCGGCGAGAACACTGCGAGCGCTACCAGACCGCCGAGATAGGGCCATGGCGAGATCAACCAGCGCCGCATCTTCGGCACCGCAATCAACCAGATCAGGATCGCCGGCCCGAAAAACAGTGCGGTATATTTCGATAGCAGCGCTACGCCGACGGCCAGGCCCACCGCGAGCCACCACGCGCCCTGCCCGGTGGCCAGCACCTGGGCCAGCGCCAACAACACGAAACTCGAAGCGACCAGTACCGGCGCGTCCGGCGTGACGATCATCAAGCCGACCGACGTGATCATCGTCGCATTGAGCAGGATCACCGCCGTTGACGCGGTCCGTCGACCGCCGAAGAGCAACTCGGCCGTGCGATACACCGCCCAGCTCATCGGCAACGCCAGCAGGACCGAGACGACGCGTACACCGAATTCGGTATCGCCCGCGATCATGGTGCCGAGCCGGATCACCACCGCGACCATCGGCGGGTGATCGTAGTAACCGCCGGCCAGATGCTTCGACCACATCCAGTAATAGGCTTCGTCGAAGGTCAGCGGCGTCCATGCGGCCGCCGCGAGCCGCAGCAGCACCAGACCGACGACCACGGCCGCGGTGCCGCGAACCAGCCGCAGTTCCTGCGTGGTCATCCAGCGATCACCGTTTCCGCCACACGAACAGGCCGGACATCCCGTAATTCCAGACCACGCCCATCAGCGCGCCGGCCGCACCGGCCAGCCACCAGATAGGCTCTTGGTCGAAGACCGACCAAGCCACGCCGACATTGGCGAGCAGACCCACGCTGCAGACCACGTAGAAGATCAACAGACCGCGGATGATGCCGAGACCTTTCAGCCGCTGGTCGCGATAGGTGAGGAAATTGTTGAGCAGGAAGTTGCCGGTCATAGCGCAAAGCGCCGCAATGGCCTGCGCCTCGGCGAATGGCGCATCGAAGACTTCAAGTGCGACGAACAGCACGGCGAAATGCACGAACAGACCGATCGAACCGACCAGCGCGAACAGCAGGAAGCGCAGCGATACGGTATCGTTGGTCAGCTTTGCCAGCACGAGGCCCAGGAAATCGAGCGCCACCATGGAATCGAGCTTGCTCTCGCCATGCAGCCGCGAACCGAAGGTGTAAGGCACTTCGATGACGCGCAGGTCGCCCCCGGCTGTCGCCACGACATCGAGCAGAATTTTGAAGCCCTGAGTGGACAGTCTCGGTGCCAGTTGTTCAAAACGATCGCGGCGGATCATGAAGAAGCCGCTCATCGGATCGGCGATCTCGACCTTCAGCACCCGCTGCGCGACCGCGGTCGCGAACTTGCTGGCACCGAGCCGCTGCTGATTGAAACTGTCGGCGCTGCCGCCCTCGATATAGCGGCTGCCAATCACCAGTTCGGCGGCGCCGCTCTCGATCAGACCAAGCATCTTGCCTAGCTGGGTCTCATCGTGCTGCAAGTCTCCGTCGATCACGGCCGCGCAGGGCGCGCTGGAGGCCAACATGCCCTCAATGCAGGCGCCGGACAGGCCGCGCCGGCCGATGCGCCGGATGCAGCGCACGCGCGAGTCACCCCGCGCCAGCTCACGTACCGCGTCGGCCGTGCCGTCCGGCGAATTGTCGTCGACGAAAATGACTTCCCAGGAAATGCCGACCAGCGCCGCGTCCAGCCGCTGCACCAGGGTGGCGACATTGCCGCGCTCGTTGAAAGTGGGGACGACGACGGACAGCTGCAGCGGAGCGCCCGCCTGCAATATCTGTCCGGGCCCCGGTCTGATGGCTTCGTTCATGGCGCCAGCATATATCTGCCGCGCCGGACCATGCCAAGGCGGACAGGGAACGGCGAGGCCTTAACAGGCGCCGGAACAAGCCATCAGAGGGGGAATGGCCAAAAGCGGCCCAGAAATGCCAACGACCCCGAACAACAGGCGCACGTACATCCGGCGCACCGAGCTATTCAAGGTCGTTCCAGCGCCGGAGCTGTTAAGCATCAACGTCGCCGTTGCAGACAAGATAGGGATGCTGGAGCCGTTCCGCAAGGGTATCCGGCACTGGTTTCAACGCCACAGTCCGGCCGCAACACCGCACTCTGGCACCATTCTGTTGCTGGCGAGCTATAGCCAGTCTTGCCCGTGCCCGCTACCTTGCCCCGGTCAACAGCGGCGCGTTCGCGCGGTTTTCTGAGGCGGAAGCCCCGCCTGAACCGCGACCACAATCGTCTCCGCGCGTGATAATCGGAGATGCCATGCGACGCTCGCTCGGACCATGCCTATTCGCTGCATCGCTGACGCTGGCATCCTTCGGCACCAGCCATGTCACCGCGCAGACAATTGATACCGTCACGACGACACTGCTGTCCGATTCGCGCGTCATGGCTGCGCTCGAGGCCATCAAGGCCGACGACGCCCGCACCCTGAAAGAGCAGATCCGGATCACCGAAATTCCCGCGCCTCCGTTCAAGGAGAACGTGCGCGGCAACTATATTCTGTCACGGTTTCAGGAACTGGGCTTCAAGGACGCCGTGATTGACGCCGAGGGCAATGTGATCGCCCGGCGCAAGGGCACCGCCGGAACGCCGAAGCTGGTCATCTCCGCACATCAGGACACTGTATTTCCCGAGGGGACCGACGTCACGGTGAAGGAAAAGGACGGCGTCTATCTGGCGCCCGGGATCGGTGACGATGCCCGTGGGCTCGCGGCCCTGTTGTCTTTGATGCAGACCCTCAACACGCAGCAGATCGCGACGGTCGGGGACGTCATGTTCGTCGCCAGCGTCGGCGAAGAAGAGCTGGGCAATCTGCGCGGCGTCAAAGCCCTGTTTCGCGACAACAAGGACATCGACGGCTTCATCTCGATCGACGGCCTCGGCGTCACGCGCATCGTCAACCAGGGAACAGGAAGCCACCGCTACGAGATGATCTTCAAGGGTCCGGGCGGTCACAGTTTTCAGGAATTCGGCTTGCCGAGCGCGACCCATGCGCTGGGCCGCGCGGTCGCGAAAATCTCGGAGCTGCAGACACCCGCGGATCCAAAAACCACCTTCACGGTCGGAACGGTGAATGGCGGCACATCCGTCAACGCCATCGCTGCCGAAGCACGCATGACGATCGACATGCGATCGAATTCGACCGAAGAACTGTTGAAACTCGAAGCGAGGCTTCTCGATCAGGTGAAGGACGCAGTTGGTGAAGAAAACAAGCGCTGGGGATCGGACAAGATCACTGTCGAGATCAAACTGATTGGCGACCGTCCGGCGGGCGTTGTCGCGGAAGACTCTCCCCTCGTGCAGGCGACCGCGCGCGCCGTAACCGCGCTGACCCGCGCGCCCCATGTCACCTTTGCCGGCTCCAGCACGGACTCCAATCTCGCGATGTCGCTCGGCATTCCTGCGGTGACCATCGGCGGCGGCGGCCAGGGCGGCAACTGGCATTCGCGCAATGAATGGTACAAGCCCGTGGATGCGTATATCGGGCCGCAAAATGCACTGCTCACGATGCTTGTGCTGACCGGCGTGGAGGGTGTGACCAAGCCAGTGCTGCCGGCGCGACACTGAGTAATACGGCGAATACTGAAAGGATCGGCCTCACAATGGTTGCGAAATCCGGACAAATCCGTATCGGCATCGGCGGCTGGACCTTCGAGCCGTGGCGCGGGACATTTTACCCGGAAAAGCTGACCCAGGCGAAGGAGCTTGGCTACGCCGCCTCCAAGCTGACCTCCATCGAGATCAACGGCACCTATTATGGCTCGCAGAAGCCAGAGAGCTTTCGCAAATGGGCGAGCGAGGTGCCGAATGATTTCGTGTTCTCGCTGAAGGGCCCGCGCTTCGCCACCAACCGCAAGGTGCTTGCAGAAGCTGGCGATAGCGTGAAGCGCTTTTATGATTCCGGCGTGCTCGAACTCGGCGACAAGCTTGGCCCGGTGCTGTGGCAGTTCATGCCGACCAAGAAATTCGACGAGGCCGATTTCGGCGGCTTCCTCGAACTGCTGCCACGCGAACTGGATGGCCGCGCCCTGCGCCACGTGGTCGAGGTGCGGCATAACAGTTTCTGCACGCCGGCTTTCATCGCCCTGCTGCGCGAGCACAAGATCCCCGTTGTGTTCTCCGAACACGCGACCTATCCGGCGATCGCTGATGTCACCGCGGACTTCGTTTATCTGCGCCTACAGAAGGGTGAGGATTCGATCCCGACCGCCTATCCGCCCAAGGCGCTTGATGCCTGGGTCAAGCGCTTTCAGGATTGGGCTGGCGGCGGCGAGCCCGGCGACCTGCCACGTGTCGGCGATGGCAAAGTGAAGAAGCAGCCGCGCGACGTGTTTGCCTATGTGATTCACGAGGCCAAGGTGCGCGCACCGCACGGCGCGATGGCGCTGATCGAACGGCTAAAGTAACGCCCGCGGGCGCTACTCAATCCAGCTTGATGCCGGCCTCGCGGATCAATTTCGTCCAGGTCGCGTGTTCGGAGGCGATGAAGCCGTTGAGCTTGTCGTCGGGCATATCCCAGGGCTCGCCGCCGCTCTTCTCGAAGCGCTCCTTCAGATCGGGCAACACAGCCCGAATATCCTGACGGAGTTTGGCGATCACCGCAGGCGGCGTTTTGGCCGGCACGAAAATGCCCAGCCATGAATCCACATCGAGACCCGGCACGCCCGCTTCCGCCATGGTCGGCACGTCGGGCGCCAGCGGACTCCGCTTCGACGACAGCACCGCGATGCCCCTCACCTGCCCCGTCTGCACATAAGGTAGCCCGGCCGCAATCGAGTCGAAGAACAGGTCGATGCGGCCTGCCAGCAGATCGGCGAAGGCCGGTGGAGATCCCCTGTAAGGCACCTCCTGCAGCTTGACGCCGGCAGACTTCATGAAGGCCGCGGCCACCAATTGCTGGCCGGTCCCGACGCCGGCGGTCGCCACGGTGATCGACCCCGGCTTGTCCAGTGCGGCGGCAACGATTTCCTTCGGCGTCTGCTGCGGCAGATCCTTGCGGCCAACCATGACGTAGCCAAACTTGTAGACCAGCGCGACCGGCACGAAATCCTTGAGCGGATCATAGGCAAGCTTGGCGTAAAGCGCGGAATTGAAGGCCATGTTGGAGAGGCCGCCAACCATCAGCGTATAGCCGTCGGCGTCGCTCTGGGCCGCAGCCTGCGTGCCCACGACAGTGCCCGCCCCGGGCTTGTTCTCGACAAAGAACGCCTGCCCCGTTCGCTTTGCCAGCGCATCGGCAAGATGCCGTCCGACCAGATCGTAGCTCCCGCCAGGCGCGATCGGCACGATGATCCTGACCGGACGATCCGGATACGCGCCCTGTGCCGACACTGCAGAATGAAAAGACACAAGCGCGAGCGCAATCACGCTCAAAGCACCAACCATGCGAAGCATTATTCCCCCGGTGATATCAGCCATTGAATTGGCGGAGTTTGTTGAGTTGACTATGTGTCATGTTGCAGATCTGAGCAACGCCTCGCGGCTGGCCGCGACATTGTGCCAATCATTTGTCGATCACTTGGATGCTCACATGGCTCGCAAGATACCTCGCCTCTTCACCGTCGGTTACGAGCAGACGCCCGCGAAGGCCGTGCTCGATGAACTGCAAAATGCCGGCGTCAAGCTGCTGGTCGATGTACGTGCCGTCGCCGCATCGCGGCGGCCGGGTTTCTCCAAGAATCAGCTTGCCGCCGGCCTCGACGAGCGCGGCATCGGCTACATCCATCTGCGCGGACTGGGCACACCCAAGGACGGCCGCGAAGCCGCGCGTAGCGGCAAGCTCGCAGCGCTTGAGAAAATCTATATGGCGCATCTCAAGACACCGCAGGCACGGGAGGAGATGGATGAGCTGGCGGCGCTGGTGACAAAGTCCGGACCGGTCTGCATCCTCTGCTACGAGCGCGACCACGAACACTGTCATCGGCGATGGATCGCCGAGATCATCGAGGAGCGCGAAGGTGCAAAGGTTCAGAACCTGCTGCCGCCGCAGCTCTGACGGCGTTTAGATCACTCCAAGCAGATTTTTCGGATTCTCACTTATCCACACTGGACGGCGGCTTATCCCCAAGATAATCTACCTTAAGTTGTATCTCATGATTGTGTTTCTGTTGCGTTGGGTGGGGGCTCGATGCGTTGGGGACTGGCGTTACGCGCACTCTGTGTCGCCACGACCGCAATGGTCTACGGCAGCGTCGCGGCTCAGGATGCCGGCGAGATCGATGCCACGATCGAACCGGCATCCGGCTCATCGAGCTTCTGGTCGTCCCTGTTCGACACGCGTATCAAAAAACGGCGCGCCTTCGATTTTCTCTCCGGAGGCATGCCAGACCGTCTGATCTATTTCGGCGGCGTGGACGCGTCGCATTGGAGCCTTGGTGCCTATGGCGGCCTGCAATGGGCCCCCGCCGGCCTGAACAAGGATGGCTTCATCCTGCGTTTCTTTCTGTCGGAAAACCTCGAGCGCTACACGACAGGCACGCGCTCCGACTACACCCAGATCAGCCGCGCGGCGATCCTGCCGGGCTACCTCATCCGAAGCGGCAATCTGGAAGTGCAGCTCTTGGCTGGCCTCGATATGGAAGCCGACTATTTCTACCACGATCAGCGCCGCTCCCGGCTTCGCGCGATGCTCGGCGCGCGCGGCACAATGGATGTCTGGTGGGAGCCAACACGCGAGCTGATGCTGCAATATGCCATCTCAGGCACGACCATCGACACTGGCTATACCACGCGCATTGCGGCCGGCTGGCGCCTGTTCGATTTGTTCTGGATCGGCCCGGAGGCTGCACTGTCGAATGATTATTTCAGCCAGCAGACCCGGATCGGCGGCCATCTGACTGGCTTGCGCACCGGTCCCTACGAATGGTCATTCGCCGCGGGACATGTGCGGGACAATTTCGAGCGCCAGGGAGTCTATGCGCGCTTCGGCATGGTCATGCGACCGCCCCGCGCGCCATTCTTCGAGAACTGACGCAGCACTCAGCCCAAGCGCCAGATAGCCTGCGGCAGGTCATAGCCGCGGATCGGCACATCGCCGAGCAGCTCCGCATCGCTGCAAGTGTCGCCCAAGGCATCGCGTATGGAGGCAGAGATCAGTAATTGCGAGCCGAACTGTTTGTTGAGCGCCTCAAGCCGAGCCGCGAAGTTCACGGTATCGCCGATGACGGTATATTCCTTGCGGCGCGGGGAGCCAACGTTGCCGGCAATCACGGCCCCAATATGAAGCCCGATGCCGATGCGCAGGGGCCATTCGCTGTCCCGATTGCTTCTCTCGACAGCTATGAGCATCTCGCGCGCCGCCTGCACGGCGCAATGCGCCGCATTCGGATCCTCAATGGGCGCTCCGAACAGCGCGAGAAATCCGTCACCGAGAAACTTGTTCACGATCCCGGAATGTCGATCCAGCACGTCGACCAATAGAGCAAAGGTCTCGTCGAGCCGATCCACCACCTCGCGGGGCGAATGCACACGGGTCGCTGCGGTAAAGTTACGGATATCGACGAACATCACCGCGACCTGACGCATCTCGGTCGTAGAGCTCGTTCCCGACGCCAGCAACTGCTCCACAACCTGCGGCGAGACATGCTGACCGAACAGATTGGTGACACGATCGCGCGCCGAAGTTGCCGCGATGCTCGCCTCGAACTGGCGACGGAGTTGCAAGCCGACCGCGCCTGCAAGAATACCGCAGAGCAGGACCATGGCGCTGCGGATAAGCTGAAACGCAAAATCCGGCGCGGGTTCCGAGGCGAATTGCACCGGATGATACAGCATGGCCAGCGCGAGCATCTGGGCGGCCGCGACAAAGCCGGTAAACGTCGACAGC
It contains:
- a CDS encoding adenylate/guanylate cyclase domain-containing protein codes for the protein MIQFFRTLLKSAADADPSVREFRKALSREMLLTERLRVRTVIGTVVIVTLSLSIAYLLAPSSFARISNGQFDLASSFMITGPLLLFEFFVLYKINQRIAAGQDIAQGRRYLSALIETSIPTAALHLHMGWMGPAAALAFAAPLSYFIFIILSTLRLDFWLSTFTGFVAAAQMLALAMLYHPVQFASEPAPDFAFQLIRSAMVLLCGILAGAVGLQLRRQFEASIAATSARDRVTNLFGQHVSPQVVEQLLASGTSSTTEMRQVAVMFVDIRNFTAATRVHSPREVVDRLDETFALLVDVLDRHSGIVNKFLGDGFLALFGAPIEDPNAAHCAVQAAREMLIAVERSNRDSEWPLRIGIGLHIGAVIAGNVGSPRRKEYTVIGDTVNFAARLEALNKQFGSQLLISASIRDALGDTCSDAELLGDVPIRGYDLPQAIWRLG